The Selenomonas sp. AB3002 sequence TACTTTCATGGCGGAAAGCAGGCTGTTCTGGGCCGTCTCCCCCAGGCCACAGAGGGAGGACATGGACATGACCCGGGCTATCTTGTGCATCAGCCTGATGTCCTCTGCCGTGGCTTTCCCCTCTGCCATCTTGTCCAGAATGAGCTTGATATGCAGATTCCCTTCCCGGCAGGGGGTACACTGGCCGCAGCTCTCCTCTGAGAAAAACTCCTGATTCATACGCAGGAAATCCAGCACGCTGGTACGCTCGTCGATAACCAAGATGCCGCCTGAACCTACCATGACTCCCGCCGCCCGCAAGTCCTCATAGGTGTAGGGTGTGTCCAGGATGCTCTCATCCGCCACCTTGCCGGAAGCGCCGCCGAACTGGATCAGGCGGATATGGCGGTCCTTCTGCACGCCCCCTGCCAACTCGTAGATGATTTCCCGCACGGTGGTGCCGAAGGGAATCTCAAAGACCCCGGGCTTGTTCACATTGCCGGCCACGCTGATCAGCTTGGTGCCGATGGAATCACCCCTGCCGCAGCGGGCATAGACCTGCTCCTCGTCCAGCAGCAGATGGGGCACGATGGACAGGCTCTCCACATTGCAGAGGCAGGTAGGACGGGAAAAGACGCCGCTTTGCTTGATGAAAGGCGGCTTCATGCGAGGGCGGCCCGCCTTGCCCTCGATGGAGCGAATGAGGGCCGTGCCCTCGCCACAGACATAGGCTCCCGCTCCGGAATAAAGATGGATATTGAAATCAAAGCCCTTGCCCAGGATATTCTCTCCCAAAAAGCCGTAGCTTTTCGCCTGTCGGATGGCGTTCAGCAGCAGGGGACGGAAGCAGGAATACTCCGCCCGCATGTAGATATAGCCGTCCGTGGCCCCTACCACGAAGCCGGCGATGATGATGGCTTCAATGAGGTTGAAGGGATCATTCTTGATGAGTTCCCTGTCCTTGAAGGTGGTGGTCTCCCCTTCATCCGCGTTGCAAATGACCACCTTGCGCTCTCCCTTCACCGCCCGGGCCTGGGAGAGCTTGCGGCCCATGTCGTACTCGGCACCGCCTCTGCCCTTCACTTTCACGCTGGCAATGAGGTCGCTGATGGAGAGGGGCTCCATGGTCACAGCCTTGCGCAGGGCAGAGAAGCCCCCGATTTTCATATAGGAACCAATGGAGCTGGTGTCATACTTGCCGAAATTGCTGGTAAGGAAACTTATTCTTTCCATGAAACTCTCACCTCCTCAGGGCAGGGAGCGCAGCAGCGCCTCTATTTTCTCACGGCTGTCCAGATGGTCATATATCTTGCCATTGATGCGCACAGCAGGCGCCCTGTCGCAGGCGCCGAAGCAGCTGATGGTCTCCAGGGTAAACCTGCCGTCATAGGTGGTCTCCCCTATCTTGATATCCAGCAGCTGCTCCAAAGTGCCCAGAAGTCGCTTGGTGTCAATGACATTCACCCGGCAGGCAGGAGAATTGCACACCTGGATGGGATATTTAGCCCTGGGCTTGGCCGAAAGCTGGGCATAGAAATTCAGGCAGTCAAAGATATTGGTAATGGGCATGGAGAGCTTCTCAGCCAGATAATAAGCAGTAGGCTCCGGCACATAATGCCGCTCGTCCAGGTCCTGCACCTCCAGCAGGATGCCCACAATCTGGGTAGGGTCATAGTCATGGGATTCCAGCACAAGGTCAATCCTCTCCTGCAACTCGGAAGAGAGGGGATAGTCTTTCGTCAAAGCGGTAAGCATAAGAACCCTCCTTGCCTCAGTCATACCTCTCATCAATGACCCGCTTCGTCTTCTTCTCGCTGCGGGGCAGGATGCCGATTTCCACGATTTTCACCAGCGGCGTGAAGCCAATCTTGCTCTTGACCGCCGCCGCAATCTTGCCTGCCATTTCCTGAAAGTTCACGCTGCCATTGGTTTCCACATAGATTCGCATGGTGTCCTTGCCGTCCAGATGGGACAGGCGGATCTGGTACTCGCTGGAAAGTTCAGGGAAACCTTCCAGCACTTCCTCGATCTGCTTTGGAAATACATTGACGCCCTTGATCTTGATCATGTCGTCGCTGCGGCCGGAGATGATGTCGATGCGGGGGAACTTGCTGCCGCAGGGGCACTCCCCGGGAATGATGCGGGAAATATCATGGGTGCGGTAGCGGATGAGGGGCGCACCTTCCTTGACCAGGGTCGTGATGACAATCTCGCCGAATTCCCCGTCAGGCACATTTTCCCCGGTCTTGGGGTCGATGATTTCCAAGTACACATAATCATCCCAGATGTGCATGCCCGTGTCGTACTTGCAGTTGATGCCGATGCCAGGCCCGTAGATTTCCGTAAGGCCATAGATGTCATAGAGCTCAATGCCCAGCTCAGAAGAAATCCTGTCGCGGATCTTCTTGCCCCAGCGCTCAGAGCCGATGACGCCCTTCTTCAGATGCACCTTGTCCTTGATGCCGCGCTTCTCGATTTCTTCCGCCAAAAGCAGCGCATAGGAAGACGTAGCGGTGATGACCGTGGACTTCATATCCATCATCATCTGAATCTGCTTGTTGGTATTGCCGGGGCCCATGGGGACTACCATAGCCCCAAGCTTCTCCGCTCCGTTCTGGAAGCCGATGCCTGCCGTCCAGAGGCCGTAGCCCGGCGTGATCTGGATGCGGTCACGATTCGTGATGCCGGCAAACTCATAGCAGCGCTTGAACATCTCCGCCCAGTCATCCACATCCTTGGCCGTATAGGGAATGATGACAGGAGTACCCGTGGTACCCGATGAAGAATGGATGCGCACCACCTCTTCCTCCGGCACTGCCATCAGTCCCAGGGGATAAGCGTCCCGGAGGTCCTGCTTCTGGGAAAAGGGCAGCTGCTGGAATTCCTCCACGCTCTTGACCCCCTGAATCCCTGCTTCCCTCAGTTTCTGACCGTAAAAATTGTTGACCTGAAGGAGCCTCTGTATCTGCTTGTCTACCTGCTGCAATTGCTTTTCATTGATTTTCATGACAACTTCTTCCCTTCCGTGTACCTGAGCGCCTTCTCATTGAGTTCATGGAATCTGGCAGGAACCTTTTCATGCAGGGCGGCTCCGATATCCTCAAGCTCCAGCCCCAGTTCCCCCGTCCGCACCGCTGCTCCCAGCAGCAGCACGTTGAGCACCTTCATGGACCCCAGTTCTTTAGCAGCAGCCTCGCTGTCAATGAGAGTGAGGTTCTTAACAGACTTCTTCAGCTGCTGCAAGACTTCCTCCAGCGGATAAGATGAATCCCCAATCATGGTGCTTACGGGGAAAATGGGAGCAAGACTTGCCACCACCGTCCCCCCCTCCTTGAGGAAGGGCAAATGCCGCACGGCCTCTGCCGGCTCGAAGGCGATGATGATATCTGCCTTGCCCGGTGCAATCATGGGAGACTTCAAGCCTTCCCCAATACGCACATGGGAAAAAACGCTGCCTCCCCGCTGTGCCATACCGATGGTTTCAGCCGTCTTCACCTCGAAGCCCTTACTCATGGCAGCAGCCGCCATAAGCTTGGAGGCCAGAATGGTTCCCTGCCCCCCAACACCGCAAAGGATGATGTTTTTATGCATTCCTATCACCTCCGACGCGCAGGGAAGCGCTAGTGCGGGGACAGTCGCTGGATGCGACTGTTTTGTCCCCGCCACTAATGGCTCCTACAGGACATATCTGCTCACACAGGGTGCAGCCTGTACAGAGTGATGCATCGATAAAGGCTTTGCCATCCTTCAGAATAAGGGCCGGGCAGCCCAGTTCCCGGATGCACTTCTTGCAGCCAACACACTTTTCCGCCGCTACAGCAGAATGGCCCGCCGGCTTGGTGACGGCAATGCAGGGAGAACGGAAGATCACGGCCTTGACACCGGGTTCCTCAGCCACCCTTTGAATAGTATCCCGTGCCTGCTTGAAGTCCAGGGGGTTCACAGTCTCCACTACGGTAAGGCCGATGGCCCGCAGGACCTTCTCGATGCTGACCTTCTCCACCACCTGCCCCATGACGGTGCGCCCTGTGCCCGGATGTGGCTGATGCCCCGTCATGGCTGTAGTGGAATTGTCCAGAACCACCAGGGTCATATCAGCCTGATTGTAGAAGGCGTTGACTACCCCTGTCAGCCCTGCGGCAAAGAAGGTTGAATCTCCCACAAAGGCAAAGCATTTCGTTTCCTTGTCCAGATGCCCCACCCCTTGGGCAATGTTGATGCCCGCCCCCATGCATAGGCAGGTATCGCACATATCCAGAGGCATGGCATTGCCCAAGGTATAGCAGCCGATGTCACCGCAATAGATGGTCTTCTTCCCCTTCATGGCCTGCTTAACCGCATAGAAGGAAGCCCGGTGCGGACAGCCCGCACAGAGCACGGGAGGACGCACAGGCAAGGGAATATCTGCCGGCTTGGGCAAAGACTCCTCTGACAGCCCCAGGAAGGAACTTATGGCCCTGCCCACGGACAGCATAGTGTTCTCGCCTGCTGCGGCCATATCCCCTGTCAGCTTGCCACGGATTCTGACGTTTAAATGATGCTTGCCGCAAATCTGCAACAGTGCCCGCTCGATGACGGGATCAAGTTCCTCGATGCAGAGCACTTCGTCCAGGCCCTCCAGGAACTGCAAAGCCAGTTCCTCCGGGAAAGGGAAGGGCGTAGCCACCTTCAGCAGGCGCACGTGGTTTTCCTCGTCCAGGGAATCCAGGGCATACATATAGCTGATGCCATGGGAAGCAATGCCTTTCCTGGCTGCGTTATCGCCATAGCTGCCGTTTTCCCTTTGGATTGCGTTGCGGGGATACTCCGACAGCACAGCTGTCAGTTCCTGGTTGCGCTTTTCAATAAGACCGTGGTTCTTCAAGGACAGGCGCGGGAAAATCACCCAGCGGGAGGAATCTTTCACAAAGCCCTCCATGGGCACGTTTTTGTACTCCTCTGCGTCTTTGACCTGGATGGCCTCATAGCCGTGGTCCACCCGGGTGGTGCAGCGGAAAAAGACAGGCGTATGATACTTCTCGGAAAAATCAAAAGCTTCCTGTATCATCTCATAGGCTTCCGCCACGGAAGAAGGGTCAAAGACAGGCACCTTGGCAAACTGGGCAAAGGTCCTTGTGTCCTGCTCTGTCTGAGAAGAGATAGGACCGGGGTCATCTGCCACCATCACCACCAGGCCGCCTTTGACACCCACGTATTCCAAACTCATCAGGGGGTCAGAAGCGACGTTCAGCCCAACCTGCTTCATGGTCACCATGGCCCGGGCGCCGCTGTAAGCCGCCCCTGCCGCCAGTTCCATGGCCGCTTTCTCATTGACTGACCATTCCACATAGATGTTGCCGGGATTGCGCTTCGCCACAGTTTCCAGCACCTCAGTGGAGGGAGTGCCCGGGTACCCCGCCACCAACCTCACACCTGCGGCCATGGCCCCCAGGGCAATTGCTTCATTGCCCATCAAAAATTCTCTGTGCATAATGCTCTCCTAAAATAATCACTTTCCTGAAAGGCAGGAAAAATTTCACATTGCACTTCATTTATGTAAACTTAACACATACGATGTTTTCAGTATACCATTGATGACGAACTTTTGCACCTTTTCTTTACAGGATACAAAGACGCTCCTACTTTGTGTGTGCCATTATTTTCCCGCCTTTCTTGCCTATTAAATTCGTGGTATAATCACCATAGGAGGCGACAAGCCATGAAGCCTAAGCGTACATACAAGGATTCACTCTTCCGCGATATTTTCAATGACAAGCGACGCCTGCAACGAATCTATCATGCCTTGACAGGGAAACTTATTCCCCTCAACGAAATCAAGATCACCACTTTGCGCGGTACTTTCTTTGAGGACATCAAAAACGACATCAGCTTTATGGCTGGCAATGATTTCATCATACTCATGGAGCACCAGTCAACCCTGTCAGAGAATCTCCCCTTGCGTATGCTTTGGTATATCTCCAAACTCTACAGGCAACGGGTTACGCCTGATGCGCCTTACAAGAAAACCCGCATCACCCTGCCCGCCCCACATTTCTACGTATTCTACAACGGCACCGACGATGCCCCGGAAAAGTGGACCATGCGTCTTTCCGATGCCTTTAAAGAAAACAACCGCACTCTGGAGCTTGAAGTCACAGCCTTTAACATCAACTACGCCAAAAACGGCGAACTGCTGCAAAAATGTCACGACCTCAAATGCTACAGCATTTTCGTCAATCAAGTTCGCATCGAAGTAGCCGCAGGAAAAACGCTCCGCCAAGCCATCACCTCGGCTATCCGCTATTGCAAGAAACATGACCTTCTGGCCGACTACTTTGCCAGCAAGGAACAGAAGGAGGTTTTCGATATGGTCAATTTCAAATGGGATTGGAACAGAGCCATGGAGGTTAGGGCTGAAGAAGCTGCAGAAAAGGCCAGTGCTGAAACTGCTGATGCAAAAACCACTGAATTCGTAATCAATATGTTACGAGAACATGAACCCTACGAAAGAATTTCCCGCCTAGCCTCCACTTCTTTGGAGAACGTCAAAAAAATCGCTCACAATAATAACCTCGCCTATAACTAATTCCAGTAAGCAAAAAGCCCGTCGGTTAATCACTCCGACGGGCTTCTTGTTGTGCACTGCACGAATTACTTTTCTGTTATGGCTATATCATAACACCAACTGAAAACTAAAACAACATTTTTAAATTTTCTGCGCCAGTATATCCGCTACCGGCCTGACTGTTGTTTTTCAATTCTCCGGGTCCAGTTTGATATTGGTAATGATGCGTCCCAGGCGGATGCCGGCAATCCAGTTCCAGATCCACTTGATGGCCACCGTGAAGTTCGTGTAAGGCCCGGCCAGGCGGATAAGGTGGACGAACAGCCAGGCGCACCAGGCGAAGAAGCCGCTCATGGTGTGGCCCTTCCAGGACATGACCGCATCACCCTTGCCGATGGTGGCCATGGTGCCCAGGTCCTTGTAGTGCAGGGGCTCCAGATTGGTCTCTCCACGCACCAGCTTCATGATGTTCACCGCGCAGGCGGCTGCCTGCTGGGTAGCCACGGGAGCGATGGTGGGCAGGGGACGCTCCGTGCCGTGGCAGTAGTTGGCGCAGTCGCCGATGGCGAAGACACAGTCGCTGCCCTTCACACGCATATATTCATCCACGATAATGCGTCCTGCCCTGTCTACCTCGCCGCCACAGTTGGCGATGAAGGGCACAGCCTTGACCCCGGCTCCCCAGATAACTGTGGAGGAGGGAATCTCCGTGCCGTCCTTCAGCTTCAGCACCTCTCCGTCGTAGCCGCTCACCTGAGCTTCCAGCCGCACATCCACGCCCTTTTTCCTGAGCACCCGCACGGTTTCCTGCTGCATATCCTCGGGCATCATGGCCAGCAGCTTGTTGGTGCCCTCCAGGAGAATGACCTTCACCTCATTGAAATCAAGATTGTGGAACTCCTTCTTCTGGATATTGATGAGCTCGATGAGCGCCCCTGCTTCCTCTACGCCAGTGGGGCCGCCCCCCACCACCACGAAGGTGAGCATCTTGCGGCGGGTTGCTTCATCATCCTCATGCTTGTTGGCACGCTCAAACATATGGAGCACATGATTCCTGATATGCAGGGCCTCCTGCAGGGACTTCATGCCGTAGGCGTGCTCTGCCACTTCCTTCATGCCAAAGAAATTGTTGGTGGCGCCGGCTGCCAGCACCAGATAGTCATAGCTGATCTCCCCGTGGTTGGTGAGGAGCACTTTGCGCTCCTGGTCTACCCCCTGGGCCTTGGCCATGAAGAACTCCACATTCTTGTTCTCACGGAAGAAGTTGCGGATGGGATAGGCGATCTCCTCAGTGCCCAGCATGGCAGTGGAAAGCTGATACAGCAGGGGCTGGAACAGATGGTAATTGTGACGATCCACCAGGAGCACATCCACGTCCTCCCTGGCCAGATCCTTAGCCAGCTTGATGCCGCCGAAGCCGCCGCCTACTATAACTACTTTTTTCCTGTCTGCCATGAAAAAAACCTCCCAAACACCTACACAATCCAGAGAGTATACAAAAGTGAAAAAATTAACTTTAATATGTGAAAAATATTACTTACTCTGCTTGCTATATATAATATCATGTTTATGGCTTATTGCAAGAGGTAATTAACATATTTTCACAAATTTATTACTTTTTCCCACAAAAGCGTAACATTTCTACAGATTACTATTATTGGTTTATTTAACAACACAAATTGAAAAATCGTAGCAGATTTGCCTCTGCTACGATTTCAAACAGGTTAATTGTATTTAATTGTAGTAAAACTAACTAAAATTCAATAGCGTTTTCGCTTGACGGAGGAAGGATAGCCCAGTTGTTCCCGGTACTTCATAACTGTGCGGCGGGAAATATCCATGTCCTTGGCCTTCAAAAGCTCGCAGAGCTTCTGGTCGCTCAGAGGCTTTCGGGGGTCCTCTCCCTTGATCAGCCGCTCCAGTTCTGCTTTCGCCTGGCTGGCCAGGAAATCCTCCCCGCTGCCTGCCTTGCCCAGGCCCGTCTGGAAGAATCCCTTGAGGGGCATAAGCCCTCCGGGAATCTCCGCGTACTTGTTGGCTACGGCCCGGCTGACGGTGCTCTCATGGACCTCGATGGCCTCCGCCACTTCCTTCATGGTCAAAGGCTTCAGATAAGCGGGGCCTTTGTCCAGGAACTCCCGCTGCACCCGCACCAGTTCCTCCACCACCTTGCGGATGGTTTCCCGCCGC is a genomic window containing:
- a CDS encoding NADH-ubiquinone oxidoreductase-F iron-sulfur binding region domain-containing protein, yielding MERISFLTSNFGKYDTSSIGSYMKIGGFSALRKAVTMEPLSISDLIASVKVKGRGGAEYDMGRKLSQARAVKGERKVVICNADEGETTTFKDRELIKNDPFNLIEAIIIAGFVVGATDGYIYMRAEYSCFRPLLLNAIRQAKSYGFLGENILGKGFDFNIHLYSGAGAYVCGEGTALIRSIEGKAGRPRMKPPFIKQSGVFSRPTCLCNVESLSIVPHLLLDEEQVYARCGRGDSIGTKLISVAGNVNKPGVFEIPFGTTVREIIYELAGGVQKDRHIRLIQFGGASGKVADESILDTPYTYEDLRAAGVMVGSGGILVIDERTSVLDFLRMNQEFFSEESCGQCTPCREGNLHIKLILDKMAEGKATAEDIRLMHKIARVMSMSSLCGLGETAQNSLLSAMKVFPGTFAVGGAEA
- a CDS encoding NAD(P)H-dependent oxidoreductase subunit E, with the protein product MLTALTKDYPLSSELQERIDLVLESHDYDPTQIVGILLEVQDLDERHYVPEPTAYYLAEKLSMPITNIFDCLNFYAQLSAKPRAKYPIQVCNSPACRVNVIDTKRLLGTLEQLLDIKIGETTYDGRFTLETISCFGACDRAPAVRINGKIYDHLDSREKIEALLRSLP
- a CDS encoding phenylacetate--CoA ligase; translation: MKINEKQLQQVDKQIQRLLQVNNFYGQKLREAGIQGVKSVEEFQQLPFSQKQDLRDAYPLGLMAVPEEEVVRIHSSSGTTGTPVIIPYTAKDVDDWAEMFKRCYEFAGITNRDRIQITPGYGLWTAGIGFQNGAEKLGAMVVPMGPGNTNKQIQMMMDMKSTVITATSSYALLLAEEIEKRGIKDKVHLKKGVIGSERWGKKIRDRISSELGIELYDIYGLTEIYGPGIGINCKYDTGMHIWDDYVYLEIIDPKTGENVPDGEFGEIVITTLVKEGAPLIRYRTHDISRIIPGECPCGSKFPRIDIISGRSDDMIKIKGVNVFPKQIEEVLEGFPELSSEYQIRLSHLDGKDTMRIYVETNGSVNFQEMAGKIAAAVKSKIGFTPLVKIVEIGILPRSEKKTKRVIDERYD
- a CDS encoding indolepyruvate oxidoreductase subunit beta, whose amino-acid sequence is MHKNIILCGVGGQGTILASKLMAAAAMSKGFEVKTAETIGMAQRGGSVFSHVRIGEGLKSPMIAPGKADIIIAFEPAEAVRHLPFLKEGGTVVASLAPIFPVSTMIGDSSYPLEEVLQQLKKSVKNLTLIDSEAAAKELGSMKVLNVLLLGAAVRTGELGLELEDIGAALHEKVPARFHELNEKALRYTEGKKLS
- the iorA gene encoding indolepyruvate ferredoxin oxidoreductase subunit alpha, with translation MHREFLMGNEAIALGAMAAGVRLVAGYPGTPSTEVLETVAKRNPGNIYVEWSVNEKAAMELAAGAAYSGARAMVTMKQVGLNVASDPLMSLEYVGVKGGLVVMVADDPGPISSQTEQDTRTFAQFAKVPVFDPSSVAEAYEMIQEAFDFSEKYHTPVFFRCTTRVDHGYEAIQVKDAEEYKNVPMEGFVKDSSRWVIFPRLSLKNHGLIEKRNQELTAVLSEYPRNAIQRENGSYGDNAARKGIASHGISYMYALDSLDEENHVRLLKVATPFPFPEELALQFLEGLDEVLCIEELDPVIERALLQICGKHHLNVRIRGKLTGDMAAAGENTMLSVGRAISSFLGLSEESLPKPADIPLPVRPPVLCAGCPHRASFYAVKQAMKGKKTIYCGDIGCYTLGNAMPLDMCDTCLCMGAGINIAQGVGHLDKETKCFAFVGDSTFFAAGLTGVVNAFYNQADMTLVVLDNSTTAMTGHQPHPGTGRTVMGQVVEKVSIEKVLRAIGLTVVETVNPLDFKQARDTIQRVAEEPGVKAVIFRSPCIAVTKPAGHSAVAAEKCVGCKKCIRELGCPALILKDGKAFIDASLCTGCTLCEQICPVGAISGGDKTVASSDCPRTSASLRVGGDRNA
- a CDS encoding Rpn family recombination-promoting nuclease/putative transposase codes for the protein MKPKRTYKDSLFRDIFNDKRRLQRIYHALTGKLIPLNEIKITTLRGTFFEDIKNDISFMAGNDFIILMEHQSTLSENLPLRMLWYISKLYRQRVTPDAPYKKTRITLPAPHFYVFYNGTDDAPEKWTMRLSDAFKENNRTLELEVTAFNINYAKNGELLQKCHDLKCYSIFVNQVRIEVAAGKTLRQAITSAIRYCKKHDLLADYFASKEQKEVFDMVNFKWDWNRAMEVRAEEAAEKASAETADAKTTEFVINMLREHEPYERISRLASTSLENVKKIAHNNNLAYN
- a CDS encoding NAD(P)/FAD-dependent oxidoreductase, producing MADRKKVVIVGGGFGGIKLAKDLAREDVDVLLVDRHNYHLFQPLLYQLSTAMLGTEEIAYPIRNFFRENKNVEFFMAKAQGVDQERKVLLTNHGEISYDYLVLAAGATNNFFGMKEVAEHAYGMKSLQEALHIRNHVLHMFERANKHEDDEATRRKMLTFVVVGGGPTGVEEAGALIELINIQKKEFHNLDFNEVKVILLEGTNKLLAMMPEDMQQETVRVLRKKGVDVRLEAQVSGYDGEVLKLKDGTEIPSSTVIWGAGVKAVPFIANCGGEVDRAGRIIVDEYMRVKGSDCVFAIGDCANYCHGTERPLPTIAPVATQQAAACAVNIMKLVRGETNLEPLHYKDLGTMATIGKGDAVMSWKGHTMSGFFAWCAWLFVHLIRLAGPYTNFTVAIKWIWNWIAGIRLGRIITNIKLDPEN